One genomic region from Tachysurus fulvidraco isolate hzauxx_2018 chromosome 14, HZAU_PFXX_2.0, whole genome shotgun sequence encodes:
- the slc6a6a gene encoding solute carrier family 6 member 6a isoform X1: MSTISHHQVTMADMAQKEKLQCLKDFHKDTLKPSPGKSPGTRPEDEAEGKPPQREKWASKLDFLLSVAGGFVGLGNVWRFPYLCYKNGGGAFLIPYFIFLFGGGLPVFFLEVALGQFTSEGGITCWEKLCPIFTGIGYASIVIVSLLNIYYIVILAWGLYYLLQCLQRELPWARCRHSWNTPNCVEDTIRKNKTLWLSANITNFTSPVTEFWERNVLSLSSGIDEVGELKWDLALCLLAVWVICFFCIWKGVKSTGKVVYFTATFPFLMLIVLLVRGVTLPGAAEGIKFYLYPDLGRLQDPEVWIDAGTQIFFSYAICLGAMTSLGSYNKYKYNCYRDCLLLGCLNSGTSFVSGFAIFSILGFMAQEQGVAIADVAESGPGLAFIAYPKAVTMMPLPTFWAILFFIMLLLLGLDSQFVEVEGQITSLVDLYPSLLRKGYRREIFIAVICVISYLVGLTMVTNGGMYVFQLFDYYAASGVCLLWVAFFECVAVAWVYGADNFYDAIEEMIGYRPNSWMKWSWMLITPVLCVGCFVFSLVKYKPLTYNKVYEYPDWSIGIGWCLALASMICIPMVVVVKIIQSDGSLIERIKAVAAPVKGASSRPKECVLKNSELLHPLDPNGTYALTRHTHTIVETTM, translated from the exons ATGTCGACCATCAGCCACCATCAGGTCACCATGGCTGA tATGGCACAGAAAGAAAAGTTGCAGTGTCTAAAGGATTTCCATAAAGACACGCTAAAGCCATCCCCGGGTAAAAGTCCAGGCACGAGGCCAGAGGACGAGGCAGAGGGAAAACCTCCACAGAGGGAGAAATGGGCCAGCAAACTGGACTTCCTGCTCTCTGTAGCTGGTGGTTTTGTTGGATTGGGTAACGTTTGGCGTTTCCCGTACCTCTGCTACAAGAACGGTGGAG GTGCATTTCTCATCCCATATTTCATCTTCCTGTTTGGTGGAGGACTTCCCGTGTTCTTCCTGGAGGTGGCACTGGGCCAGTTTACCTCAGAAGGAGGGATCACTTGCTGGGAGAAACTCTGCCCCATCTTCACTG gaattGGCTATGCATCCATTGTGATCGTATCCCTGCTGAACATCTACTACATTGTGATCCTTGCTTGGGGTTTGTATTACCTGCTGCAGTGTTTGCAGAGAGAGCTGCCGTGGGCGCGCTGCCGCCACAGCTGGAACACCCCCAACTGTGTGGAGGACACCATCCGCAAGAACAAAACCCTATGGCTGTCGGCTAACATCACCAACTTCACCTCACCCGTGACTGAGTTCTGGGA GCGTAACGTGCTCAGTTTGTCGTCTGGGATTGATGAGGTGGGTGAGCTAAAGTGGGATCTGGCCCTCTGTCTGCTCGCCGTCTGGGTCATCTGCTTCTTCTGCATCTGGAAAGGAGTGAAATCCACTGGCAAA GTGGTGTATTTCACTGCTACCTTTCCGTTTCTCATGCTCATTGTGCTGTTGGTGCGAGGTGTGACTCTGCCCGGTGCTGCTGAGGGCATCAAGTTCTACCTGTACCCTGATCTAGGCCGCCTCCAAGACCCTGAG GTGTGGATCGATGCAGGGACTCAGATCTTCTTCTCTTATGCTATCTGTCTTGGTGCAATGACTTCACTAGGAagctataataaatataaatataactgcTATAG ggactgctTACTGTTGGGATGCCTGAATAGCGGGACCAGCTTTGTGTCCGGGTTTGCCATATTCTCCATCCTGGGTTTCATGGCGCAGGAGCAGGGTGTGGCCATCGCCGATGTAGCTGAGTCAG GTCCCGGACTTGCTTTCATTGCATATCCAAAGGCAGTCACTATGATGCCACTGCCCACTTTTTGGGCTATACTCTTCTTCATCATGCTTCTGCTGCTGGGCCTCGACAGTCAG tttGTAGAAGTGGAGGGTCAGATCACCTCCTTGGTGGACCTGTACCCATCCCTCCTAAGGAAGGGATACCGGAGAGAGATCTTCATCGCTGTCATCTGTGTTATCAGTTATTTGGTGGGACTCACCATGGTCACTAAT GGTGGCATGTATGTGTTCCAGCTGTTTGATTACTATGCAGCCAGCGGTGTGTGCCTTCTCTGGGTTGCATTCTTTGAATGTGTGGCAGTAGCCTGGGTTTATG GCGCTGATAATTTCTACGATGCTATTGAGGAGATGATTGGCTACAGACCAAACAGTTGGATGAAATGGAGCTGGATGTTGATCACTCCCGTGCTGTGTgtg GGCTGTTTCGTGTTTTCGCTGGTGAAATACAAACCCCTCACTTATAACAAAGTGTACGAGTATCCCGATTGGTCCATCGGAATTGGTTGGTGTCTGGCACTGGCTTCCATGATTTGCATCcccatggtggtggtggtgaaaaTCATCCAATCTGATGGCTCGCTGATTGAG cGGATCAAAGCCGTGGCGGCGCCTGTGAAAGGAGCAAGCTCTCGTCCGAAAGAGTGCGTCCTGAAGAACAGCGAGCTGCTCCACCCGCTCGACCCTAACGGCACTTACGCCCTcaccagacacactcacaccatCGTAGAAACTACAATGTGA
- the slc6a6a gene encoding solute carrier family 6 member 6a isoform X2, which yields MAQKEKLQCLKDFHKDTLKPSPGKSPGTRPEDEAEGKPPQREKWASKLDFLLSVAGGFVGLGNVWRFPYLCYKNGGGAFLIPYFIFLFGGGLPVFFLEVALGQFTSEGGITCWEKLCPIFTGIGYASIVIVSLLNIYYIVILAWGLYYLLQCLQRELPWARCRHSWNTPNCVEDTIRKNKTLWLSANITNFTSPVTEFWERNVLSLSSGIDEVGELKWDLALCLLAVWVICFFCIWKGVKSTGKVVYFTATFPFLMLIVLLVRGVTLPGAAEGIKFYLYPDLGRLQDPEVWIDAGTQIFFSYAICLGAMTSLGSYNKYKYNCYRDCLLLGCLNSGTSFVSGFAIFSILGFMAQEQGVAIADVAESGPGLAFIAYPKAVTMMPLPTFWAILFFIMLLLLGLDSQFVEVEGQITSLVDLYPSLLRKGYRREIFIAVICVISYLVGLTMVTNGGMYVFQLFDYYAASGVCLLWVAFFECVAVAWVYGADNFYDAIEEMIGYRPNSWMKWSWMLITPVLCVGCFVFSLVKYKPLTYNKVYEYPDWSIGIGWCLALASMICIPMVVVVKIIQSDGSLIERIKAVAAPVKGASSRPKECVLKNSELLHPLDPNGTYALTRHTHTIVETTM from the exons ATGGCACAGAAAGAAAAGTTGCAGTGTCTAAAGGATTTCCATAAAGACACGCTAAAGCCATCCCCGGGTAAAAGTCCAGGCACGAGGCCAGAGGACGAGGCAGAGGGAAAACCTCCACAGAGGGAGAAATGGGCCAGCAAACTGGACTTCCTGCTCTCTGTAGCTGGTGGTTTTGTTGGATTGGGTAACGTTTGGCGTTTCCCGTACCTCTGCTACAAGAACGGTGGAG GTGCATTTCTCATCCCATATTTCATCTTCCTGTTTGGTGGAGGACTTCCCGTGTTCTTCCTGGAGGTGGCACTGGGCCAGTTTACCTCAGAAGGAGGGATCACTTGCTGGGAGAAACTCTGCCCCATCTTCACTG gaattGGCTATGCATCCATTGTGATCGTATCCCTGCTGAACATCTACTACATTGTGATCCTTGCTTGGGGTTTGTATTACCTGCTGCAGTGTTTGCAGAGAGAGCTGCCGTGGGCGCGCTGCCGCCACAGCTGGAACACCCCCAACTGTGTGGAGGACACCATCCGCAAGAACAAAACCCTATGGCTGTCGGCTAACATCACCAACTTCACCTCACCCGTGACTGAGTTCTGGGA GCGTAACGTGCTCAGTTTGTCGTCTGGGATTGATGAGGTGGGTGAGCTAAAGTGGGATCTGGCCCTCTGTCTGCTCGCCGTCTGGGTCATCTGCTTCTTCTGCATCTGGAAAGGAGTGAAATCCACTGGCAAA GTGGTGTATTTCACTGCTACCTTTCCGTTTCTCATGCTCATTGTGCTGTTGGTGCGAGGTGTGACTCTGCCCGGTGCTGCTGAGGGCATCAAGTTCTACCTGTACCCTGATCTAGGCCGCCTCCAAGACCCTGAG GTGTGGATCGATGCAGGGACTCAGATCTTCTTCTCTTATGCTATCTGTCTTGGTGCAATGACTTCACTAGGAagctataataaatataaatataactgcTATAG ggactgctTACTGTTGGGATGCCTGAATAGCGGGACCAGCTTTGTGTCCGGGTTTGCCATATTCTCCATCCTGGGTTTCATGGCGCAGGAGCAGGGTGTGGCCATCGCCGATGTAGCTGAGTCAG GTCCCGGACTTGCTTTCATTGCATATCCAAAGGCAGTCACTATGATGCCACTGCCCACTTTTTGGGCTATACTCTTCTTCATCATGCTTCTGCTGCTGGGCCTCGACAGTCAG tttGTAGAAGTGGAGGGTCAGATCACCTCCTTGGTGGACCTGTACCCATCCCTCCTAAGGAAGGGATACCGGAGAGAGATCTTCATCGCTGTCATCTGTGTTATCAGTTATTTGGTGGGACTCACCATGGTCACTAAT GGTGGCATGTATGTGTTCCAGCTGTTTGATTACTATGCAGCCAGCGGTGTGTGCCTTCTCTGGGTTGCATTCTTTGAATGTGTGGCAGTAGCCTGGGTTTATG GCGCTGATAATTTCTACGATGCTATTGAGGAGATGATTGGCTACAGACCAAACAGTTGGATGAAATGGAGCTGGATGTTGATCACTCCCGTGCTGTGTgtg GGCTGTTTCGTGTTTTCGCTGGTGAAATACAAACCCCTCACTTATAACAAAGTGTACGAGTATCCCGATTGGTCCATCGGAATTGGTTGGTGTCTGGCACTGGCTTCCATGATTTGCATCcccatggtggtggtggtgaaaaTCATCCAATCTGATGGCTCGCTGATTGAG cGGATCAAAGCCGTGGCGGCGCCTGTGAAAGGAGCAAGCTCTCGTCCGAAAGAGTGCGTCCTGAAGAACAGCGAGCTGCTCCACCCGCTCGACCCTAACGGCACTTACGCCCTcaccagacacactcacaccatCGTAGAAACTACAATGTGA